From the Ignavibacteriales bacterium genome, one window contains:
- a CDS encoding IS3 family transposase: MIISKTEISNKSMLSFIGINPSKYYSWNNRKGTANNHNGKIPKENWLLEWEKEAIINYAKKHIA; this comes from the coding sequence ATGATAATTTCTAAAACTGAAATATCTAACAAATCTATGTTAAGTTTTATTGGCATTAACCCCAGTAAATATTATTCCTGGAATAACAGGAAAGGAACTGCAAACAATCACAATGGTAAAATTCCTAAAGAGAACTGGCTTCTGGAATGGGAAAAAGAAGCTATTATCAATTATGCTAAAAAACATATTGCC
- a CDS encoding PKD domain-containing protein: MKKRIFIFIFAIVLVAFSSCKKDDNGVQPTENEPTFTDNIKTLQDKEDDLLSTLLAVQDTASALDSVLKVFLKDTTVLSGEVNSQGIAIKYKNGIIGGIFIDPEDGQPLKSNLLKTISLIPADINSFSPTSKKTIFINPHYSDRLNEANQILNLYNTIFPKIGYNPPLTFLDNTATIDVMTNLEGYGIIHIYSHGWAYPKKKSITNVYLMTGEEVNSVTNKKYENELLNGNIPIIKIRKILGGVHAGKTLYFLSPSFFSKKNDFSKDSTIVYGGFCFGFLGGWPNALIDVSKAGAYTGFTWRVRTDWNAELAQSIFDTLSNNSLKTSRTLDYWFTQTPTIPKQLWDNEDKLFCKIQYAGHSDLTLWSSADISISPNPAAAKPNESIKFTAKSKGKLHSQPKYKWNFGDGSAEQIIVNDSTVTHSFSNEGTFPVTVKLLDQSNNQLAAASSQAIITAEIVTPNFTKLYFDCRVGAVKSYSVVGKYMYYPTPFSHYLRDTSYSGNDTTEFNMAINRMYPMSISMSGNSFSGQYYGPYPDSTKPPITVSGSYDPIAKTVSATFTYTSSSSDQFSSTEWSESFSINSVPNVGNSSGIFCDIKGAVTCNYVVNISLHFVETPIPPYGVTAAGLKTIYDYHSFFSTDMNFQGYYNHHFTLGIW; this comes from the coding sequence ATGAAAAAAAGAATCTTTATCTTTATTTTCGCAATAGTTCTCGTTGCATTTTCTTCCTGTAAAAAAGATGATAATGGTGTTCAACCTACCGAAAATGAACCGACCTTTACAGATAACATAAAAACATTACAGGATAAGGAAGATGATCTCTTGAGCACACTACTTGCTGTGCAAGATACAGCATCTGCATTAGATTCTGTCCTGAAAGTTTTCCTTAAAGATACTACCGTACTTTCCGGTGAGGTTAATTCGCAAGGTATTGCTATTAAATATAAAAATGGAATTATCGGCGGAATTTTTATTGACCCCGAAGACGGTCAACCCTTAAAATCAAACTTACTTAAAACAATCTCTTTGATTCCTGCCGATATTAATTCGTTTTCTCCAACTTCAAAAAAAACAATATTTATTAATCCACACTATTCCGACCGATTAAATGAAGCTAATCAAATACTAAATCTTTATAATACTATTTTTCCTAAGATTGGTTACAACCCTCCCCTAACCTTTTTAGACAATACAGCCACTATTGACGTTATGACTAATCTTGAAGGATATGGCATTATTCATATTTATTCTCACGGTTGGGCTTACCCTAAGAAAAAAAGTATTACTAATGTATATCTTATGACTGGTGAAGAAGTAAATTCCGTAACTAATAAAAAATATGAGAATGAACTCCTAAATGGAAATATTCCAATTATAAAGATTCGTAAAATTCTTGGTGGAGTTCATGCCGGCAAAACATTATATTTTTTAAGTCCGTCCTTTTTCTCTAAGAAGAATGATTTCTCAAAAGACTCAACTATAGTTTATGGCGGTTTCTGCTTTGGCTTTCTGGGAGGTTGGCCTAATGCTTTGATTGATGTATCTAAAGCGGGTGCCTATACGGGTTTTACATGGCGGGTTCGAACTGATTGGAATGCTGAACTTGCCCAATCCATATTTGATACTCTTTCAAATAATTCATTAAAAACATCCAGGACATTAGATTATTGGTTTACTCAAACTCCTACAATTCCTAAACAACTTTGGGATAACGAAGATAAATTATTTTGTAAAATTCAATACGCCGGACATTCCGACCTAACTCTATGGTCTTCTGCTGATATAAGTATCTCTCCAAACCCGGCAGCAGCTAAACCAAATGAAAGTATTAAGTTTACTGCTAAATCAAAAGGTAAACTACACTCCCAACCAAAATATAAATGGAATTTTGGAGATGGAAGTGCCGAGCAAATTATCGTCAATGATAGTACCGTTACTCATTCCTTTTCAAATGAAGGTACTTTTCCCGTAACCGTTAAATTATTAGACCAATCAAATAATCAGCTTGCTGCCGCTTCCTCACAAGCTATAATTACAGCTGAAATTGTAACACCCAATTTTACAAAACTCTATTTTGATTGCCGTGTCGGCGCTGTAAAATCATATTCGGTGGTAGGAAAATATATGTATTATCCCACCCCCTTTTCCCATTATCTTCGAGACACATCATACTCAGGAAATGATACAACAGAATTCAATATGGCGATTAACCGAATGTACCCCATGTCTATTTCTATGTCCGGCAATTCATTTTCTGGACAGTATTATGGACCATATCCAGATAGTACTAAACCACCTATTACTGTTAGCGGTTCTTACGACCCGATTGCAAAAACAGTTTCCGCAACATTTACCTATACATCGTCAAGCTCGGATCAATTTAGTTCAACTGAATGGAGCGAATCTTTCTCTATTAATAGTGTACCAAATGTAGGTAATTCGTCAGGTATTTTTTGCGATATAAAAGGTGCGGTAACTTGCAATTATGTGGTGAATATTTCATTACACTTTGTTGAAACACCTATTCCACCTTATGGAGTTACAGCAGCTGGACTAAAAACAATATATGATTATCACTCATTCTTCTCAACTGATATGAATTTTCAGGGTTATTATAATCATCATTTTACTTTAGGGATCTGGTAA
- a CDS encoding AMP-binding protein: MNDQHTNLTLTQLLKESCARFSDLTALSFTDEQPITYSDLFSQVNHLIEFLRNRGIEHGEKVAILGENSPQWAIAYFAVTTMGAVVVPVLPEFNISEIHHILRHSGSKVIFVSERYYYKIEELEFSEFSSIILLNDFSIITPQTSKATLRKLIADRSKELYKIRNLVFNLVGIKQKQVNEENLASLIYTSGTMGHSKGVMLTHKNLVWNALASSKIPHFNSNDRMLSVLPMAHVYECTLGLILPIMCGVSIYYIKKPPTPAVLLPALLQVKPTALLTVPLLIEKIYRTKVIAEIRKKRLLRMAYKFPAVRKRINKIAGKKLKETFGGQVRFFGIGGSKLSAEVEKFLREAEFPYAIGYGLTETSPLVAGSDARDAKYRSTGPRVEGLEVEIENPNPETGIGEIIVRGPSVMKGYYNDDERTAEVLSSDGWFHTGDLGNFDKDGYLYIQGRLKNIILGSSGENIYPEVIESIINRSDEVLESLVYNEHGRLVARIYLDYEKLETEFSELKLTESEAKKQIEERLANLRKKVNEQVSSFSRIAHVIEQKEPFEKTPTLKIKRYLYTSSGN, translated from the coding sequence ATGAACGATCAGCATACAAATCTTACTCTCACACAGCTTCTAAAAGAAAGTTGTGCTCGATTTTCCGATCTAACTGCACTTTCATTTACGGATGAACAACCAATTACTTACAGCGATTTATTCAGCCAGGTAAATCATTTAATAGAATTTTTACGCAATCGTGGAATTGAACATGGTGAAAAAGTAGCGATCCTCGGAGAAAACAGCCCTCAATGGGCAATTGCATATTTTGCTGTGACTACAATGGGTGCAGTTGTTGTTCCGGTTCTTCCGGAGTTTAATATATCAGAAATTCATCATATCCTTAGACACTCCGGTAGTAAAGTGATTTTTGTTTCCGAGCGATATTATTACAAGATTGAAGAACTTGAATTTTCAGAATTTTCCAGTATCATTTTACTAAATGACTTTTCAATTATTACTCCTCAAACATCCAAAGCCACACTTCGAAAACTTATCGCTGACAGAAGCAAAGAACTTTACAAAATCCGCAATCTCGTTTTTAATCTTGTAGGTATAAAACAAAAACAAGTAAATGAAGAGAATCTTGCTTCACTTATTTACACATCGGGAACAATGGGACATTCGAAAGGCGTAATGTTGACTCATAAAAATCTCGTCTGGAATGCTCTGGCTTCATCAAAAATTCCACATTTCAATTCTAATGATAGAATGCTTTCAGTGCTACCAATGGCACACGTATATGAATGTACACTTGGATTGATATTGCCGATTATGTGCGGCGTTTCTATCTATTACATTAAAAAACCACCAACACCGGCTGTTTTACTTCCTGCACTTCTGCAAGTGAAGCCGACAGCATTATTAACTGTGCCTCTACTCATTGAAAAAATTTATAGAACCAAAGTTATTGCGGAAATCCGCAAAAAGCGTTTGTTGAGGATGGCGTATAAATTTCCCGCTGTTCGTAAACGTATCAATAAAATTGCAGGGAAAAAATTAAAGGAAACTTTTGGTGGACAAGTTCGATTTTTCGGAATTGGCGGCTCTAAACTTTCTGCTGAAGTAGAAAAATTTTTGCGAGAAGCTGAATTTCCTTACGCTATCGGATATGGATTGACAGAAACATCTCCGCTTGTTGCAGGCTCAGATGCAAGGGATGCAAAGTATCGTTCAACCGGACCGCGAGTGGAAGGTCTGGAAGTGGAAATAGAGAATCCAAATCCGGAAACCGGTATTGGAGAAATTATTGTTCGTGGACCGAGCGTGATGAAAGGTTATTACAATGATGATGAACGCACTGCTGAAGTGTTGTCGTCTGATGGATGGTTTCACACGGGCGATCTGGGAAATTTTGACAAGGATGGGTATTTGTATATTCAGGGAAGATTAAAAAATATTATTCTTGGTTCAAGCGGAGAAAATATTTATCCTGAAGTAATTGAATCTATAATCAATCGTTCTGATGAAGTTCTGGAGTCACTTGTGTACAATGAACACGGTCGGCTTGTTGCACGCATCTATTTAGACTACGAAAAGCTTGAAACAGAATTTTCAGAACTCAAGCTAACTGAAAGCGAGGCGAAAAAACAAATTGAAGAACGTTTGGCAAATCTTCGGAAAAAAGTAAACGAGCAAGTTTCTTCATTCTCTCGAATCGCACATGTCATCGAACAAAAAGAACCCTTTGAAAAAACACCAACACTAAAAATTAAACGTTACCTCTACACAAGCTCCGGAAATTGA
- a CDS encoding transposase family protein, translated as MDGYSHYIVHHELRNSMQEFDVQITIQRALEKYPGYKPRIISDHGSQFISKDFAEYLKFAGLQHIRTSVAYPQSNGKIEPALPQAGAIIELFTKNA; from the coding sequence ATCGATGGTTACAGCCATTACATTGTTCATCACGAGCTAAGAAATAGTATGCAGGAGTTTGATGTTCAGATTACTATCCAGAGAGCTTTAGAAAAATATCCCGGTTATAAGCCAAGAATTATTTCTGACCATGGTTCTCAGTTTATTTCTAAGGACTTTGCTGAATATCTGAAGTTTGCCGGTTTGCAGCATATCAGAACTTCTGTTGCTTATCCACAGAGTAATGGTAAAATAGAACCTGCCTTGCCGCAGGCAGGCGCTATCATAGAACTGTTCACGAAGAATGCTTGA
- a CDS encoding TonB-dependent receptor, translating into MKNIFIITLLLNSWTVIFPQTKLDPAGKDSITYQLNPITISATRYPEQILEIPYAVSIINKNQLTKLKGYGLDEILNSVPGVLAQSRSGNQDVRLMIRGFGARGAGDRSNSGTSRGLRVMVDGFPETEPDGRTSFDNIDLSLADNIEIIRSNSSALWGNASGGIINISSIPYIEKAFVNAQGYLGSFGFKKYTFQSGARLGNGIVAASFSSNTFEGWRKHSGSKRSIFNLGFISNLEENSKHGVYLTGSSNVFHIPGPLTLDQYNSDPKQANPTYEKRDERRYNRTGRIGVTFEHNFNSNHLISVMAFVNPKYLQRSERGTFRDFTRYHVGGNVLYNQSYKFSESLNNKLILGLDEAYQDGAILFYSLSNTNNRGNELTSNKREGANNFGAFLQDEINIADDVSILIGGRLDNIAYFSEDFLDPKLGLQEKSFKHFTPKAGITYRLTPTHSIYANLGGGVEVPAGNETDPAGTYGQDTVYLINPLLEPITSTTFEAGTKQIIIFNSEEFIQSLNYDLALYYINIKNDIIPYRGGRFYFAAGKTTRSGAEFGLNLQLKNGISFQTSFTYSINKYNEYLVDSVHYGVPGKVADYKDNKVAGIPDLFYSASISYSPDYMKGVFLSFSTNGIGKYFVDDANKTEVPAYNIFNASIGILNDLKIGNLFSVKGFLSVNNITDKKYVGSAFINPDLIAGKAVYIEPGLPRNFTASICIAIK; encoded by the coding sequence ATGAAAAACATTTTTATAATTACTTTGCTATTAAATAGCTGGACAGTAATTTTTCCACAGACAAAATTAGATCCAGCTGGGAAAGATTCAATTACGTATCAGCTTAATCCTATAACAATTTCTGCAACGCGCTATCCAGAGCAGATTTTAGAAATTCCGTATGCGGTTTCCATAATAAACAAAAATCAATTAACAAAATTAAAAGGTTACGGTCTTGATGAAATTCTCAATTCTGTTCCTGGAGTTTTGGCACAATCAAGATCCGGTAATCAGGATGTTCGACTTATGATACGAGGCTTTGGCGCACGTGGTGCAGGCGATCGATCAAACTCAGGAACCTCACGAGGATTAAGAGTTATGGTTGATGGATTTCCTGAAACTGAACCGGATGGTAGAACTTCTTTCGATAACATTGATTTAAGCCTTGCTGATAATATAGAAATCATCAGATCAAATTCCTCTGCACTTTGGGGGAATGCCTCCGGTGGTATTATAAATATTTCTTCTATTCCATATATAGAAAAAGCATTTGTAAACGCTCAAGGTTATTTAGGCAGTTTTGGTTTTAAGAAATATACTTTTCAGAGTGGAGCAAGATTAGGAAATGGAATAGTTGCTGCTTCATTTTCTTCTAACACATTTGAAGGCTGGAGAAAACATTCAGGCAGCAAAAGATCAATTTTCAATCTTGGATTCATTTCCAATCTTGAAGAGAATAGCAAGCATGGGGTATATTTAACTGGTTCAAGCAATGTTTTTCATATCCCTGGACCGCTTACTTTAGATCAATACAATTCTGATCCTAAGCAGGCAAATCCAACTTACGAAAAACGAGATGAGAGAAGATATAACCGGACTGGAAGAATTGGTGTTACATTCGAACACAACTTCAATTCGAATCATCTAATTTCTGTAATGGCTTTTGTGAATCCGAAATATCTTCAAAGATCTGAACGAGGAACATTCAGGGATTTTACTCGATACCATGTTGGAGGAAATGTTTTATATAATCAGAGTTATAAATTTTCCGAATCACTTAATAACAAATTAATATTAGGATTAGACGAAGCTTACCAAGATGGTGCAATTCTTTTCTATTCTCTTTCTAATACAAATAACCGAGGGAATGAATTAACATCAAATAAAAGAGAAGGTGCAAATAATTTTGGTGCATTCCTACAGGATGAGATAAATATCGCTGATGATGTAAGTATTCTAATAGGTGGTCGTTTAGATAATATTGCTTATTTCAGTGAGGACTTTTTAGATCCCAAACTTGGTTTGCAGGAAAAATCTTTTAAACATTTTACTCCAAAAGCTGGAATTACATACCGACTAACACCAACACATAGCATTTATGCCAACCTTGGCGGTGGAGTGGAAGTTCCTGCTGGTAATGAAACTGATCCTGCTGGTACTTATGGGCAGGATACTGTTTACTTAATAAATCCATTGCTTGAACCAATAACTTCAACAACATTTGAAGCAGGAACAAAACAGATAATTATTTTCAATAGCGAAGAATTTATTCAATCCTTAAACTATGATTTAGCTCTTTATTATATTAATATTAAAAATGATATTATTCCGTATCGTGGTGGAAGATTTTATTTTGCCGCTGGAAAAACCACAAGAAGTGGTGCAGAATTCGGTTTGAATCTTCAACTTAAGAATGGAATTTCATTTCAAACTTCTTTCACTTATTCCATTAACAAGTATAATGAGTACCTGGTTGATTCAGTGCATTATGGTGTACCGGGAAAAGTTGCAGATTACAAAGACAATAAAGTAGCTGGTATTCCTGATTTATTTTACAGCGCCAGTATTTCTTACTCGCCAGACTACATGAAAGGTGTGTTCTTAAGTTTTAGTACAAATGGCATCGGTAAATATTTTGTTGATGATGCAAATAAAACTGAAGTACCAGCGTACAACATTTTTAATGCATCAATTGGAATATTGAATGATTTGAAGATTGGGAATTTATTTTCAGTTAAAGGATTTCTTTCTGTTAATAATATTACTGATAAGAAGTATGTTGGTTCTGCATTTATAAATCCAGATTTAATTGCCGGAAAGGCAGTGTATATTGAACCAGGTTTACCCCGCAATTTTACAGCATCAATTTGTATCGCAATTAAATAA
- a CDS encoding NAD(P)H-binding protein, with the protein MKNKSVLLVGASGLVGNECLKLLLADDSISKINILSRSSLSIHNPRLNEYITDFDDIEKHDEAFKVDSIICALGTTIKKAGSQEKFKLVDYHYPLQIANIGIKNGVKHFLVVSSLGANPKSKIFYNRVKGELESSLKQLNCESITVVRPSLLMGDRKEFRLGEEIGKRLRFLFSKNYKPIKASKVAECLIEKLKEAKAGFEIIESLEMNK; encoded by the coding sequence ATGAAGAATAAAAGTGTTTTGTTAGTTGGTGCATCAGGATTAGTGGGTAACGAGTGTTTAAAATTATTATTAGCAGATGATTCAATTTCAAAAATAAATATTCTTTCCAGGAGTTCTTTATCAATCCACAATCCAAGATTAAATGAATATATAACTGACTTTGACGATATAGAAAAACACGATGAAGCATTTAAAGTTGACTCTATTATCTGTGCATTGGGAACAACAATAAAAAAAGCCGGTTCGCAGGAGAAATTCAAATTAGTTGATTATCATTACCCTCTTCAAATAGCAAACATTGGAATTAAAAACGGTGTAAAACATTTTTTGGTTGTAAGCTCGTTGGGAGCCAACCCTAAATCGAAAATATTTTATAATCGTGTTAAGGGCGAATTAGAATCAAGTCTGAAGCAACTCAATTGTGAAAGTATAACTGTGGTCAGACCTTCTCTGTTGATGGGAGATAGAAAAGAATTTCGTTTGGGTGAGGAAATAGGGAAAAGGTTGAGATTTTTATTCTCCAAAAATTACAAACCGATAAAGGCAAGTAAAGTTGCGGAATGTTTAATTGAAAAATTAAAAGAAGCTAAAGCTGGTTTTGAGATCATCGAATCTTTAGAAATGAATAAATAG
- the menC gene encoding o-succinylbenzoate synthase — MRIKSVELRHVKLELIAPFETSMGIELDEEHIIVRIDADDVTGWGESVAEGTPFYSYETVQTAWHILKDFLIPGILGKDISDINEAIKIGSHVRGHRMAKAGLEAALWDAFAKASGLSLSAMMGGTRKSIDVGVSIGIQSSPEELLRKITNYLYEGYKRIKIKIAPGRDLNFVKAVRKEFPDILFQVDANSAYELSDIDIFRAMDDFNLLLIEQPLGYDDIYDHSKLQRVLKTPICLDESIHSLSDANAALELDSCRIINIKPGRVGGFSESKKIHDLCKSKNIPVWCGGMLESGIGRAGNVALASLANFTLPGDISASKRYYKEDIVDPLFEVMPDGKMIVPIKLGIGVEVVMSNLEKVTVRKEVFKN; from the coding sequence ATGCGGATTAAAAGTGTTGAACTAAGGCATGTAAAGTTGGAACTGATTGCTCCATTTGAAACATCTATGGGAATTGAGCTAGATGAAGAACATATTATTGTAAGAATAGATGCTGATGATGTTACTGGATGGGGTGAAAGTGTTGCGGAAGGAACGCCATTTTATTCTTACGAAACCGTTCAAACAGCATGGCATATTCTAAAAGACTTCCTGATCCCTGGTATTTTAGGAAAAGATATTTCCGACATTAATGAAGCGATAAAAATCGGTTCACATGTTCGCGGTCATAGAATGGCAAAAGCAGGTTTGGAAGCTGCATTGTGGGATGCTTTTGCAAAAGCAAGTGGTTTATCTCTTTCTGCAATGATGGGCGGTACCCGAAAAAGTATTGATGTTGGTGTTAGTATTGGAATTCAATCTTCACCGGAGGAATTATTAAGGAAAATAACCAACTACCTTTATGAAGGATATAAAAGAATAAAAATTAAAATAGCTCCTGGTAGGGATTTAAATTTTGTAAAAGCAGTTCGAAAGGAATTTCCAGATATTTTATTCCAGGTTGATGCCAACTCCGCTTACGAACTAAGTGACATTGATATTTTCCGTGCAATGGATGATTTTAATTTATTATTGATTGAACAGCCGCTTGGATATGATGATATTTATGATCACTCAAAATTACAACGCGTTTTGAAAACACCAATCTGTTTGGATGAAAGCATACACTCGCTATCAGATGCAAATGCTGCACTTGAGCTGGATAGCTGCAGAATTATAAATATAAAACCCGGGCGGGTTGGGGGATTTTCGGAATCAAAAAAAATTCATGATCTTTGCAAATCCAAAAATATTCCGGTTTGGTGCGGCGGTATGCTTGAATCTGGAATAGGGAGAGCAGGAAATGTTGCGTTGGCTTCACTTGCAAATTTTACTTTACCTGGTGATATTTCTGCAAGTAAACGGTACTATAAAGAAGATATTGTTGATCCATTATTTGAAGTTATGCCAGATGGTAAGATGATAGTTCCTATAAAACTAGGAATTGGCGTTGAAGTAGTTATGAGCAACCTTGAGAAAGTTACAGTTAGGAAAGAGGTGTTTAAAAATTAA
- a CDS encoding DUF3788 family protein, which translates to MASIFSDKSLQPNDQMLLEVLGKSKKYWDEIKQSLNDKYGELTEEWKFYGQKIGWTLKLLKKKRNLFFFTPYDKYFKISFVFGEKAVAVIEKSDLPENLISELVNARKYVEGRGLAIEVKTQKEVQIIQKLVAIKIDN; encoded by the coding sequence ATGGCAAGCATCTTTAGTGATAAATCCTTACAACCAAATGACCAAATGTTGTTAGAAGTTTTAGGCAAATCAAAAAAATATTGGGATGAGATAAAACAATCACTTAACGATAAATATGGCGAGTTGACGGAAGAATGGAAATTTTATGGACAAAAAATTGGATGGACATTAAAGTTGTTAAAGAAGAAAAGAAACTTATTCTTTTTTACTCCCTATGATAAATATTTTAAAATATCTTTTGTCTTTGGTGAAAAAGCTGTTGCTGTAATCGAAAAGAGTGATTTACCAGAAAATTTAATTAGTGAATTGGTAAATGCCAGGAAATATGTTGAAGGAAGAGGACTGGCTATTGAAGTTAAAACACAAAAAGAGGTACAGATAATCCAAAAGTTAGTAGCAATTAAAATAGACAATTAG